Below is a genomic region from Neomonachus schauinslandi chromosome 2, ASM220157v2, whole genome shotgun sequence.
CAGTCACtactggaactagagggtattatgctaagcaaaattagtccatcggagaaagacaattatcatacgatctcactgatatgaggaatttgagaaacaaggcagaggatcataggggaagggagggaaaaatgaaacaagacgaaaccagagagggagacaaaacataagagactcttaatctcaggaaacaaactggagtttgctggagtggtggggggtgggagggatggggtggctgggtgatagacattggggagggtatgtgctatggtgagcgctgtgaattgtgcaagactgttgaatcacagacctgtacctctgaaacaaataatacattagatgttaatttaaaaaaaaaaaaaaagaatccaatcaCTACAGAATAAGGAGCTAATAAGAACCTATGTGGCTGCCAGTTACATTCAAATGATGAACAATTGAATGCTACGGTGACACTAATGGAGGCCAAAATGAATGggaatttaaaaatctgtgaggcctttattttttttgcattaaggCCTAGATCCAGCTGGACCTAACTTTGAATATGCAGAAGCTCCAAGTCGCCTTTCTCCCGATGATGCAGATTTTGTAGACGTCTTACACACATTCACCAGAGGGTCGCCTGGCCGAAGTATTGGAATCCAGAAACCAGTAGGACATGTTGACATTTATCCTAATGGAGGCACTTTTCAACCAGGATGTAACATTGGGGAAGCTATCCGTGTGATTGCAGAGAGAGGCCTTGGAGGTAAATATGATTTAGAAGTTAATTAAATGTAATATTCACACTTAATTCTTATTGATCCAGTCTCCTACCCATTCCCCACAAGTATGTAGTTTTAATATACACATTTAGCCAAGAAATGTTTCTGAAGAAGCTATCATATTCAGCACAATCACCATTACAGCCTTAGTACTTCCTTTggtcagacagacagacattttttcttttatgtattatattgtaGACTACACTGAGTACTAAGcttccagaaataaaagaagagaataaaagacaagaaaactccACTGCATTTGATAATAACAGCGTAAAGTGATATCGGGTCACATGTTGTTATACTTTGAATATGGTTGTGAAACCATAAGAGTTATTGTTAATTAGTCCAAATTTCTTTTGTCAGCCTTTTAAAGAGATGTACAAATTAGAaacaaatcaggggcacctggggagctcagtctgttaagcgtctgactcttggtttcagctcaggtcgtgatctcatgggtcatgaaatCCAGCCCTGGGTGGtactctgccctcagtggggagtctgccagAAGATTctttcactctgcccctcccctcactcatgcacatgcattctctcccttcttctttctctaaaataaataaataaatcttaaaagaaaaaataaatcaccatTCTCTAATAATgaatattccaaaatttaaagaagaaaatataatttaatattatcttAATGTTTACTTCAGTAATCTTGTTTGTgttaaatttataatttgttttaagcGATCTTTTCATCCTTTGTGAGCAATGGAACCTACCTGTAGTCAATATGCTCAGGTCTTTTGTACACATGTTATAGAAATTATAGCTTAATGTTACTATTTTCAATAGTTATAAAATCTTATGGTAAGAGATACACTTTTATTACATTGCTAATTATTTCTGTGATTAATTTGATGTAAAAATTATTAGTAGTGAGACAACCTCCAATTATACATAGTATCTATGATAAAATACTATTCACTTAACAATTCTGCCTTTTATGATGGTTGTTTCTAGTAAcatgtagaaatattttatgttttcaatatAAGAGAAGGATATGATAAACTGGGGGAAATCAACTTCTGCCTTGAATGTCTCTTACTGTATTTtcataaacatacaaatatatgaCAGCAGAAAAGGCAAAAGTTCTCTGAAAATTTGCAGTTTTGACACTCAGGAAGAGATGAAAAACTGCCACCAAAAATACTTCCTTAAATAGGGCTTACACTCAGTCAGTCATAGGACTAGATCCTTAGGTAATTTTGTTCTGACACCACACCTGAACTAGTTTAGACATACACGATGAAACACTCATTGTGGACACTCATGGAGTTGAATTTTCTTTGTGCCTCTTTTTCCCCAGATGTGGACCAGCTAGTAAAGTGTTCCCATGAGCGTTCCATTCATCTCTTTATTGACTCTCTGCTGAATGAAGAAAATCCAAGTAAGGCCTACCGGTGCAACTCAAAGGAAGCCTTTGAAAAAGGGCTCTGCCTGAGTTGCAGAAAGAACCGTTGCAACAACTTGGGCTATGAGATTAATAAGGTCAGAGCCAAAAGAAGCAGCAAAATGTACCTGAAGACGCGCTCTCAGATGCCGTACAAAGGTAGGCTGGAGAATGTTGTGAATAAGGAAAATCAATTTGATTTTTATCATGCTCATTGCATCACAGGTACTGAGTCTGTCCTTCACCAACAGAGGTAGCGGAATGATGTTACTAGACCCTGAACCCTCACTTCCCACTGCCAGTAAGGCGCAGTGCACAGCCTGCACTACCCTATGCAGCAGCCTTGTTTGCCACCCTCCTCTGTAACTGTGACCCCTAGCATGCGCCAGCCCATTAGTACCAGGCTCATTAGTACCAGCTAATTTgaatccatccatctatccaggGTCAGCAAGCAAACTATGGCTcctgggccaaatccagcccaccacctgCTTCTGTAAAGAAAGTGTTATTAGAATACAGCCACACACGTTCATTTTTTTGTTGACTAAGAGTGCTTTTGTGCCACTGCAGCAGAGTTAAGTAGTTGggacagagactgtatggcccacaaagcctaaattaTTTGCTATCTCGCCCTTCATACAAAAAAGTTGGCCAACTCCTAAAGTTTGCTTTAAGTGAAGGCAAAAATTACCTGTATTTTAACATTCAACTATTCCTGGGAGGGAAGAATATACCAAACCTcaagatatttccattttgtcatgAATTTGGACCCAGTTGAATCTCAAACTTGTTTAGAGCAAAATTTACAAGGactgaagggaaagaagagaggagataCCAAGGAAATCTGGCAAGAGGAACTAAGACCAGAAAAGCTAACTTATGTGGAGTCCAGATGGAAGTCCGAGGGAAGGGATGATATTGAAGTATAGTTTTCCAAGGTAAAATGTACCTGATGGAGGCAACTATCTGTAAGGTGGTTTGTTAGAACCTCTATAGTGGTGTGTTTGGTGGCCCAAAGGTTTGGAGCAACAATGATTCAAGGAAACCTTTTAAGCAATGAGTTAGTTTCCCTGACTCTTCAGAATGAGAAAGTGGGTGCGAGGTATAGAGGAGACTGGAATCTTCTGAAGACTCATCCCCAGGCGTCCTGCTCAGTGCTATGCAGTGTTCCATCACTATTCTTGGGGGTACCTCGGCAGTCTCAACTTCCCCTGCTGTGGTCTGTGGTGATGCCTGCAAGGGCTCCATTCAACCCCAAACTCTGTTTCTCTTCACCTCTAGTAGCTGTGTGTTAAGCCTGCTGCCTTTCCTATCTCCTTAACCTCCCCCATCCCACCTACTCAGGGTGatggggagagcagggaggaaatGTAGAAGTTCAAGTATCTGCTTCCAGAGGTTCTCCCTAATACAGAACACATTAGGAACTAGCAGTCTTTATGGCCTCACTGACGATGATTCAATGAATAAGTTTGATTGTGAGCTTGCTACAATACCTGCTCTGTGCTAGATGGTGGAGGGATAAAGAGGATAAACGTGATCTTCTGACATGAGGGAATTTACACATAGGTGGGGAGTCAGACGTACCCATAAAACGTGAAGAAACAGTTACATACAGTGTCCCATTAACAAATGCCAAATATGTTCCATATAGATATTCGGGGACAAGATGGCCAAGAAAGGGTGGAGTTCTTGGAGAAAGAATCATGGGTATTTTGGCTTCTTGATTTGATCTCCCTTGTGCCCCATCAAAGATGACTACTTTCCAGGACTGCTTAACAATTCATACACACCTGGATTCCTCCTATCCACCACAACCACACTTTCCTGAAAGGGAGTGGAATTCAAGGTCTGAATTTTCTAGTAACAAACACTGTGCAGATATGAAGAAATCCTTCACACTGATAGTCATGTGTGAACACTTCCTATTTAATGGTTCAGAATTCTGTGGTTCTGAATTACCTGTTTATTTGGGGGCGGTGGTGTTTCCATAAAAACTGATCAGCATTTGTTCCAATTTTCTCTCTACAGTCTTCCATTACCAAGTAAAGATACATTTTTCTGGGACTGAGAGTGATACACAGACCAACCAGGCCTTCGAGATCTCTCTGTATGGCACTGTGGCCGAGAGTGAGAACATCCCTTTTACCCTGTGAGTAGCCACATGACATTTCCTCCAGCATGTGGGCTTATCACCGGCACTGCTACCTGCTCTAACCATTGGTCCTTAGAGCAGAAGAAGAGTAGGACACTTGGAAAAGAAATAgtcatcatattttttaaaaaaaagctttatggCAAAAGATACTCATTACATTAGTACATATAATAGCATGGATTAGAAACAAAATAAGTACCCAACATTGAGGCAATGATTAAATGAATTGTGGTTTAAAGTGAATAAAATCAATCTAGTTTCTAAAAACTATAATTATAGAAAACCAGGTAAAACATGgcaaaaaatggaaagtaaaatatgaagtaaacaaagaaagaatagagaattTTAGGTATCCTATGACTTTAACAAAGTAAACATGTTCACATAGCAATATAGATTGAAAGGGGATATATGAAGATGAATATAAATGCCTCTGAATGATtgatttatggatttttttcttaagaattgtATTAAATAGTTCATACTGCTTGTGTAAAagttaaaatagattaaaagggtgtaaatatcttttaaaatacccTAAATGCCATTGATCTTCATCTTGAGTATTTTGCTGGACATTTTTTgcgtttttaaaaatatctcccgggcgcctgggtggctcagttggttaagcgactgccttcggctcaggtcatgatcctggagtccctggatcgagtcccgcatcgggctccctgctcggcagggagtctgcttctccctctgaccctcccccctctcatgtgctctctgtctcattctctctgtcaaaaaaaaaaaaaaaaactttaaaaaaaaaaaaaaaaaaaaaatatctcccaAACAATAAAGCTATTTATGTCTTGggaggaagaagaatgaaaaaaaaaagaccaaaaaacaaaaaacttgtttCCACAACTAACCAAATacgctgatttttttcttcaggccTGAAGTTTCTGCAAATAAGACCTACTCCTTTCTGATTTACACGGAGGTGGATATTGGGGAACTGCTAATGTTGAAACTCAAATGGAAGAGTGATTCATACTTCAGCTGGTCAGACTGGTGGAGCAGCTCTGGCTTCGCTCTTGAGAAGATCAGAGTAAAAGCAGGAGAGAcccaaaaaaagtaattaaatgtatttttctccatttacgTTAGACTCTCTGTGTCCTTACCTAGGGATCGTGGAGCCTTCAACATTCAGGTGGAACTTTAGtaagctttttctttaaaactatatCAACTAGATAATTACACCTATAATTTTGGGGAGGAGTATTCTTTTATTATCGTACCAGGGAAGTAATAGTATTTCTGAAtttcatggaaagaaaatataagcccTGAATTGATCACAATTATTGAGTGAGAGCTGAGATTTTAAGTTGAGGATCTCAGCTTCTCATTTAGCACTGTTTCTTGCAAGCACAAAACAGTTATGGAAAGAATCTCAGAGATGTTATTTTgacactaaaaaattaaaatcaacctCTTCAAGAAGAATGAGATTCCAAGGTAATCTCatcctgtctccccacccccacctcacatATATCTATAAATTAATTGCATAGAGAGCCCCATaggatttaaaacttttttactAAATGTATAGGTATTTTGCAAACTATAGTGTGCCATTATTGTTAATAAAAATGACTCTTTAAATTAGGACTGATAAATTTTTTCTCTCTGGTCATTTTCTTtgataacaaacaaaacaaacaaacaacaacaacaacaaaaaacaaacaaaaaacaggttgGGGATGGAGAGGCTATGCAGAGTATTTGTTTCTCTAACAGGACAGTTGAAGAATGGTTTGTGAATTCCCTAATGCAGATACAAGGAAGTGGTAAAGTTGATCTTGTATCACCTCGTGGTGAAAGCTTTGTGATTTTGAGGCTGCTCCAAGCTGTCTATATCCTGTCTAGACTGATTAACTCTATTGTTGAACAGTGGGTTAGGCCCTCAAATAACTGTCTGGTTCAGATGTGTTGCTGACCAGAATGGCCTGACTTTAAACAGTTATtggaaatatcaaaataattaatcATAATGATCAGGTAGGATTTAAACAGCCCTGACCAAACCATATATTTTcggttgtttctcttttcccataTGACATGTTCACATCCATTTTCTTCTACAGGGTAATCTTCTGTTCCAGGGAGAAAGTGTCTCATCTGCAGAAAGGAAAGGCATCTGTGGTATTTGTGAAATGCCATGACAAGTCTCTGAATAAAAAGTCTGGCTGGTGAGCATCATGGGCTAAAGATCCTCGGGTATCCTGAGCTTGCACTCAGGGACACTGCTTCATACATTGCTCTTCGTCCCATAACTAAAGACTTGCACTGGTTCTTGTGGCTAGAATCTTCAGGTGGTCTTTCTTAGCCCTTCCATGTACGCATTGGCCTGGCCCATTTGTTTTTGGCAgtacttcctcttttttctttctctttctgttcttttattttccttttgcactACCACAAAATCATTACTGCTGCTTTTTTCTGTACTGCATCCCTGCTACCTTTACAGAGCCTGTGTGCAGAGCATACAACACAATAGTCATCATTGTGACTGTGGGCCTAGCCCCTCCAGGGGAGCAAAACATCAGCTGCAGCACATAGGACTTCTTGGTGGTCCAAGTGGCAGCAGACTCCAGGACAGACAGCCAAAAAGGGGCAGCCACCAAGCATCCATCTCAAAATCCCCAATGATGGGGAGCTAATGGAGTTAGAATTTAGGAGgtggttttcttttccatctgAAAACAATCCCCTGGCTCTTTCCTACTGACCTTTAAGACTAATCCATATGGCAGCTGTCAGCTAAATCTTTCCAGAGTGTCAATACTAAGTGGAGATTAAGCATGTGCCCTTCTCCATGCCCTCCTGGATTCTCACATTATCTCACTTTCATTTGTCTACTCATTCCCCTGCCAGATACCAAGTACTAATGGGTTACAAGTATAAGAGGGAAAAGCTTAGATCACGTCATACAAGCCAGGGAAACAAGAAACAATGGGAAAGGTTGGTCACAACATcatccagaaatagaaaaaacaattacTTCTGGTTTGTCTTCTCTCAGTTACATTGATAGACAAAAGTAAAGAATAAGAATTGCCTAATCAGAAAAGCATATTAAAGACCCTATGTGGAATttctattattactttaaatttctattttatgttatAATTTATCCATGGATAATTATGGATTATGGATAAATcaggaaaaataggcaaaacaaaaTCACTGTGACTCTCTCCCCCTGGAATAACTCccaattaacatttaaatttatattctttcagaCCTTTTCaatgcatatataatttttatattttttcattttttacaaaaattgaaTTATGACATACACTTTGAACAATAAGATGAAGCCACTTGATTAAAAACATTAATGTAAGAGTACTcaagataaacttaaaatggaaaatagttgATGGTACTGAGCCGGGCAGAATAACTGAATTTTTATCTAAGTGGACTATTCTACTTAGAGGTTCATTGCTTTGTTTTCCCTCATCACAAATCTGAGacaatttcacattttctttaacttttagaAGCAACTCCTCTGTGAAGTTTTATACATGCATTTATgtcacatacaaacacacacaaacacttgtaCATATACATTCTCCCCAAATCATCCATAACTTTGACTATATGTGAATGTagaaacaaaacctgaaaaattaggaaataccTCCAGctgttttaaaagtatttctggTCATATTACTTATATAAGTCACAATCATTTATCTGAGAAAGTCTATTGATACATTCCTTGTCTGATTACAGGATTACTGAGACCACAGATATTTAGGTGGTTTTTCTTTATACATCTGAACTTTATCTAGGAATTATGATTCAGACTAATAACTACTTCTGCAGTTTCTCTCTTCTGTCACTAAATTAATCAAAAGTTCTCTGTCTCTTATCTTCTGATATAACTCTTTAGAAGACTCctatcacaagaaaagaaagaatcaggCATTTCATTTGACAAGTTTTAGAATTAAGAAATCTTCTTAAATCATATCATCTTTGAAATCATTTGATTCAGTCCTCTGAAAATGATAGTCCTTATTGGGACATGGCTAAGTAGATCTTAGAGTGTCTTTCTTTCCCACAAGCCTGCCGTTATCTACATCTGATCCATTATCCTCATGTGCCCTGGGTATATACTCACAACCTTTGTTCTGAACTTCCAGTTGGATAACCTTTTCATCATGaaggtggagggggggtgggttgTAAAACACTAAGCAAATAATAAAttgcccttcctctgctttttctcaGAACCTTGGGCAAATCTACAGAAGGAAGAGCAGCACATGAATTCTATGAAGAATGAAATAACTTTTACAAAAGATGCCCAGTGCTTTGGGTGTTTCAAAGAGAAATTTCCTGAGTATTAATCcctaattaataattaattagttATTTTAGGATACAGTCTTAAATACCCAAAAAAGTGGCTAATTCAATTTGAGGAATATAGTGGCCAAATAGCACATCTTCCAACATTAAAAGATCGCAGATTTGAAAATCACTGTTTTGTCCTTTGAGAAAGAAGTAAGAACCATTTTGGCTCATGGTAACATAATACACCTTCTTTATCTAGTGAGTTAAACCATAGCCTAAAATTAAGtagaatctcattttttaatcagaagtCTGCATTTTCTGAACTGATACCTTCTCAGTGTTTTCTCCAAGTCTGaatatagaaaatgatttttttttttggtgacatgAGTTGGACCCATTTACTTACTAGTCAAAACACCTGACTTTTTTGGAATGGTTTTTCTCTTGCCATTGGGTTCTGTGTTGCCCAGGAATTAACCAGGGACTAGTGACTTGGAGAGaggaatagaaaatgaaattgataaatcACTGAAACTTTAAACCCTCCCTGCAGCTGGTTGCATCATTGCTAAGTTACAAAttaaaagagatataaaatttAGACCAATTCAGTCTTAATAGGCTTACAGTTTATCGTTTAATCTCTACCTGCCGTTGTCTCAAGATTATATTTTAACAGTGCTTTCTAGGTTGGTGTTTTAAATGAGCCTGTTATTGTCAACTGACACATAATTTTAACta
It encodes:
- the LPL gene encoding lipoprotein lipase, with translation MESKALFLVALGMWLQSLTATRGGVAAADRITGGRDFIDIESKFALRTPEDTAEDTCHLIPGVTESVANCHFNHSSKTFVVIHGWTVTGMYESWVPKLVAALYKREPDSNVIVVDWLSRAQQHYPVSAGYTKLVGKDVAKFINWMAEEFHYPLDNVHLLGYSLGAHAAGIAGSLTNKKVNRITGLDPAGPNFEYAEAPSRLSPDDADFVDVLHTFTRGSPGRSIGIQKPVGHVDIYPNGGTFQPGCNIGEAIRVIAERGLGDVDQLVKCSHERSIHLFIDSLLNEENPSKAYRCNSKEAFEKGLCLSCRKNRCNNLGYEINKVRAKRSSKMYLKTRSQMPYKVFHYQVKIHFSGTESDTQTNQAFEISLYGTVAESENIPFTLPEVSANKTYSFLIYTEVDIGELLMLKLKWKSDSYFSWSDWWSSSGFALEKIRVKAGETQKKVIFCSREKVSHLQKGKASVVFVKCHDKSLNKKSG